One window of Ailuropoda melanoleuca isolate Jingjing chromosome 3, ASM200744v2, whole genome shotgun sequence genomic DNA carries:
- the CLK4 gene encoding dual specificity protein kinase CLK4 isoform X2 has product MDGIHVAVKIVKNVGRYREAARSEIQVLEHLNSTDPNSVFRCVQMLEWFDHHGHVCIVFELLGLSTYDFIKENSFLPFQIDHIRQMAYQICQSINFLHHNKLTHTDLKPENILFVKSDYVVKYNSKMKRDERTLKNTDIKVVDFGSATYDDEHHSTLVSTRHYRAPEVILALGWSQPCDVWSIGCILIEYYLGFTVFQTHDSKEHLAMMERILGPIPTHMIQKTRKRKYFHHNQLDWDEHSSAGRYVRRRCKPLKEFMLCHDEEHEKLFDLVRRMLEYDPVKRITLDEALQHPFFDLLNKK; this is encoded by the exons at ggatGGCATACACGTAGCAGtgaaaattgtaaaaaatgtaGGTCGATACCGTGAAGCAGCTCGTTCAGAAATCCAAGTATTGGAGCATTTAAATAGTACTGATCCCAATAGTGTCTT CCGATGTGTCCAGATGCTAGAATGGTTTGATCATCATGGTCATGTTTGTATTGTGTTTGAACTACTGGGACTTAGTACCTAtgatttcattaaagaaaatagcTTTCTACCATTTCAAATTGACCACATCAGGCAGATGGCATATCAGATCTGCCAGTCTATAAATT TTTTGCATCATAATAAATTAACCCATACAGATTTGAagcctgaaaatattttatttgtgaagtCTGACTATGTAGtcaaatataattctaaaatg AAACGCGATGAACGCACACTGAAAAACACAGATATCAAAGTTGTTGACTTTGGAAGTGCGACGTACGATGATGAACATCATAGCACTTTGGTATCTACGCGGCATTACAGAGCTCCAGAGGTCATTCTGG CTTTAGGTTGGTCCCAGCCTTGCGATGTGTGGAGTATAGGCTGCATTCTCATCGAATATTACCTCGGTTTCACAGTCTTTCAG ACTCACGATAGTAAAGAGCACCTGGCAATGATGGAACGAATATTAGGACCCATACCAACACACATGATTCAGAAAACCAG AAAACGCAAGTATTTCCACCATAACCAGCTAGACTGGGATGAACACAGTTCCGCTGGCCGATACGTTAGGAGACGCTGCAAACCATTAAAG GAATTTATGCTCTGTCATGATGAAGAACATGAGAAACTGTTTGACCTGGTACGCAGAATGTTAGAATACGACCCAGTGAAAAGAATCACCTTGGACGAAGCCTTGCAGCATCCCTTCTTTGACTTATTAAACAAGAAATGA
- the CLK4 gene encoding dual specificity protein kinase CLK4 isoform X1, translated as MRHSKRTHCPDWDSRESWGHESYSGSHKRKRRSHSSTQENRHCKPHHQFKESDCHYLEARSLNERDYRDRRYVDEYRNDYCEGYVPRHYHRDVESGYRVHCSKSSVRSRRSSPKRKRNRHCSSHQSRSKSHRRKRSRSIEDDEEGHLICQSGDVLRARYEIVDTLGEGAFGKVVECIDHGMDGIHVAVKIVKNVGRYREAARSEIQVLEHLNSTDPNSVFRCVQMLEWFDHHGHVCIVFELLGLSTYDFIKENSFLPFQIDHIRQMAYQICQSINFLHHNKLTHTDLKPENILFVKSDYVVKYNSKMKRDERTLKNTDIKVVDFGSATYDDEHHSTLVSTRHYRAPEVILALGWSQPCDVWSIGCILIEYYLGFTVFQTHDSKEHLAMMERILGPIPTHMIQKTRKRKYFHHNQLDWDEHSSAGRYVRRRCKPLKEFMLCHDEEHEKLFDLVRRMLEYDPVKRITLDEALQHPFFDLLNKK; from the exons ATGCGGCATTCCAAAAGAACTCACTGTCCTGATTGGGATAGCAGAGAAAGCTGGGGACATGAAAGCTACAGTGGAAGTCACAAACGGAAGAGGAGGTCCCACAGTAGTACCCAAGAGAACAGACATTGTAAACCACATCACCAGTTTAAAGAATCTGATTG TCATTACTTAGAAGCGAGGTCCTTGAATGAGAGAGATTATCGGGACCGGAGATACGTTGATGAATACAGAAATGACTACTGCGAAGGCTATGTCCCTAGACATTATCACAGAGACGTTGAAAGCGGCTATCGAGTCCACTGCAGTAAATCTTCGGTCCgaagcaggagaagcagcccTAAAAGGAAGCGTAATAGACACTGTTCAAGTCATCAGTCACGTTCG AAGAGCCACCGAAGGAAAAGATCCAGGAGTATAGAGGATGATGAGGAGGGTCACCTGATCTGTCAAAGTGGAGACGTTCTAAGAGCAAGAT ATGAAATCGTGGACACTTTGGGTGAAGGGGCCTTTGGCAAAGTCGTGGAGTGCATTGATCATGGCat ggatGGCATACACGTAGCAGtgaaaattgtaaaaaatgtaGGTCGATACCGTGAAGCAGCTCGTTCAGAAATCCAAGTATTGGAGCATTTAAATAGTACTGATCCCAATAGTGTCTT CCGATGTGTCCAGATGCTAGAATGGTTTGATCATCATGGTCATGTTTGTATTGTGTTTGAACTACTGGGACTTAGTACCTAtgatttcattaaagaaaatagcTTTCTACCATTTCAAATTGACCACATCAGGCAGATGGCATATCAGATCTGCCAGTCTATAAATT TTTTGCATCATAATAAATTAACCCATACAGATTTGAagcctgaaaatattttatttgtgaagtCTGACTATGTAGtcaaatataattctaaaatg AAACGCGATGAACGCACACTGAAAAACACAGATATCAAAGTTGTTGACTTTGGAAGTGCGACGTACGATGATGAACATCATAGCACTTTGGTATCTACGCGGCATTACAGAGCTCCAGAGGTCATTCTGG CTTTAGGTTGGTCCCAGCCTTGCGATGTGTGGAGTATAGGCTGCATTCTCATCGAATATTACCTCGGTTTCACAGTCTTTCAG ACTCACGATAGTAAAGAGCACCTGGCAATGATGGAACGAATATTAGGACCCATACCAACACACATGATTCAGAAAACCAG AAAACGCAAGTATTTCCACCATAACCAGCTAGACTGGGATGAACACAGTTCCGCTGGCCGATACGTTAGGAGACGCTGCAAACCATTAAAG GAATTTATGCTCTGTCATGATGAAGAACATGAGAAACTGTTTGACCTGGTACGCAGAATGTTAGAATACGACCCAGTGAAAAGAATCACCTTGGACGAAGCCTTGCAGCATCCCTTCTTTGACTTATTAAACAAGAAATGA